From the genome of Leptolyngbya iicbica LK, one region includes:
- a CDS encoding HEPN domain-containing protein encodes MPNRSQDWFNQAQRDLEQAIASASESRHEWACFAAHQASEKAIKALHLSLSQEAWGHLLVRLLSELPPELALPPLLIERARVLDNFYIPTRYPDSHPEGSPFDHYGPLQSQEAIGHARAILEFIDLAMAE; translated from the coding sequence ATGCCGAATCGGTCACAAGATTGGTTTAATCAAGCCCAACGAGACCTGGAGCAGGCGATCGCCTCGGCTTCGGAGTCCCGTCACGAATGGGCCTGTTTTGCAGCGCATCAGGCTTCTGAGAAGGCTATCAAAGCGTTGCATTTATCATTAAGTCAGGAAGCTTGGGGACATCTTCTGGTGCGGTTGCTCTCAGAACTGCCACCTGAATTAGCATTGCCCCCATTGCTGATTGAACGAGCCCGAGTGCTGGACAATTTCTATATTCCCACTCGCTATCCGGACAGTCATCCAGAAGGCTCACCTTTTGATCATTACGGTCCCCTTCAAAGCCAGGAGGCAATTGGTCATGCCCGTGCGATCCTTGAATTCATCGATCTTGCGATGGCCGAGTAG
- a CDS encoding TldD/PmbA family protein has product MPTLQEIASYAQESAQKQGIHKYDVYGSTVDETSVQVDQGEPKQVKASQRASVIVRVWNEDGLVGVTTTTDVDPNGISLALQTAADASTFGAKEHIPDFSPEATAPVAEVDYETVPASDVQDLIKTLVEAEKAVLEAHPAIVSVPYNGIAQRQIDRFYLNSAGAQRREERSYASLYLYSKTEQEGKKPRSAGAMRVERGLPQIDVEACIQETVEKTRSHLDYRSIDSGKYPVVFSAEAFLSLLSAFSNLFNAQSILDNRSLSTAESLGTQVAVPLLTVVDDALHPENVSADTFDGEGTPTRRLPIIENGVLTHFLHSAGTAKRMGAQPTGHASIGAKVSVDANFYHVMAGQPSGQDLSLETAENVIWIDDVQALHAGVNALQGSFSLPFDGWLVNKGEKVSIDSATVAGDFRELLKSIVHVEAEPEVTPGGICPRIWVESLSITGEA; this is encoded by the coding sequence ATGCCAACGCTTCAAGAAATCGCCAGCTACGCCCAGGAAAGTGCTCAAAAACAGGGCATCCACAAGTACGACGTGTACGGTTCCACGGTGGATGAGACCAGTGTGCAGGTCGATCAGGGCGAGCCCAAGCAGGTCAAGGCGTCGCAGCGAGCCAGCGTGATTGTGCGAGTGTGGAATGAGGATGGCCTCGTCGGGGTGACGACCACGACAGACGTAGACCCCAACGGCATTAGCCTGGCCTTGCAAACGGCGGCGGATGCCAGCACCTTTGGCGCAAAAGAGCACATTCCCGACTTTAGTCCCGAGGCGACGGCTCCGGTTGCCGAGGTGGACTACGAAACGGTGCCCGCCAGTGATGTGCAAGATCTGATCAAGACCTTGGTGGAGGCAGAAAAGGCGGTCTTAGAGGCCCATCCCGCCATTGTGTCGGTGCCCTACAACGGCATTGCCCAGCGGCAGATCGATCGCTTTTATCTCAACAGTGCCGGGGCCCAGCGGCGCGAAGAGCGGAGCTACGCCTCGCTATATCTATACAGTAAGACCGAGCAAGAAGGGAAAAAGCCGCGATCGGCCGGGGCAATGCGAGTCGAGCGCGGGCTCCCCCAAATTGATGTCGAAGCCTGCATTCAGGAAACGGTGGAGAAAACCCGCAGTCATTTGGACTATCGCTCGATTGACTCGGGCAAGTACCCGGTGGTGTTTTCAGCCGAAGCCTTTTTGAGTCTGTTGAGTGCCTTCTCCAATCTGTTCAACGCCCAGAGCATTTTGGATAATCGCAGTTTGTCGACGGCGGAGTCGCTGGGCACGCAGGTGGCGGTGCCCTTGTTGACGGTGGTGGATGATGCCCTGCATCCCGAAAACGTCAGCGCCGACACTTTTGATGGTGAAGGCACCCCCACTCGCCGTCTGCCCATTATTGAAAATGGCGTGCTGACCCACTTTTTGCACAGTGCGGGCACGGCGAAGCGCATGGGCGCCCAGCCGACCGGCCACGCCAGCATTGGCGCGAAGGTCAGCGTCGATGCCAACTTTTATCACGTGATGGCGGGGCAGCCCTCGGGGCAAGACCTGAGCCTCGAAACGGCGGAAAATGTCATCTGGATTGATGATGTGCAAGCCTTACATGCGGGGGTCAACGCTCTGCAAGGCTCGTTTTCACTGCCATTTGATGGCTGGTTAGTGAATAAAGGTGAAAAGGTCAGCATTGATTCGGCGACGGTGGCGGGCGATTTTCGCGAGTTGCTGAAGTCGATCGTGCATGTAGAAGCAGAGCCGGAAGTTACTCCCGGCGGCATTTGCCCCCGCATTTGGGTGGAATCGCTGTCGATTACGGGTGAAGCGTAG
- a CDS encoding DUF1565 domain-containing protein → MASFQRIVPLVCVSGLMAGGGGLNAGAAIALETTHHPAPQSAATAEAIAQVPNEPAGYTILHVSATAGDDAIGDGSQLRPYRTITHALDLAEANTLILLARGTYSTASGETFPLQMKPGVTIQGMAGPNLADVAIAGGGNYYSRTAGMQNVAILGADNAGLANVSVSNPHSEGTGLWVESGSPIVLDNAFVQNGATGVYVVGAGAPVIRGNYFAANGKTGLVIAGASTAQVEANVFENTGTGILVAPESAPEIINNQISGNLDGLIMHADARPQLRGNQIARNRRNSIVDYATWTTVPNGRSPGATQPPPPTATTAAMPNRAISPPPSAAIAAAPTETAIPAPSVSGSTAVATPSAQPATATSTAAVPPATPAAPSSESSSEPVADAPELPPSEGEVTVETAAVVNAAVETGPELEAMPEAEVEPEFAALPVTEDSFSDLSEAALGDRLSREIDATTEALNAVEISVVPAIAATVALGTVDLLPLRDAAQTLSTELETAASDSAAGETESTETELLAPLPVPGEEVDDSTSTTLPSADISVGEPTTTDVIEIAVIPPPETSLKPLNAPPARGSGLSQNLAYALETGEHLPAVPAVPNAAATPATPAPNSQRLAVPNRDIPVGSGGSLSEGFTAGAAAGLPADGPPPPPSLATSLGLNYKVLVAATDEATQAAVRSQVPDAFRTQLNGQAFIQAGAYPTRAEAQAMLNRLQQAGLPAQIQEVR, encoded by the coding sequence ATGGCTAGTTTTCAACGAATAGTGCCACTGGTCTGTGTCAGCGGGTTAATGGCTGGGGGCGGCGGATTAAATGCTGGGGCCGCGATCGCGTTAGAGACGACCCACCATCCCGCGCCACAGTCGGCAGCGACCGCCGAGGCGATCGCCCAAGTGCCCAATGAGCCAGCGGGATACACCATTTTGCATGTGAGTGCCACTGCAGGGGATGATGCCATCGGTGATGGGAGTCAACTGCGCCCTTATCGCACCATTACCCATGCCCTGGACTTGGCGGAAGCCAACACGCTGATTTTGCTGGCGCGGGGCACCTACAGCACCGCCAGCGGTGAGACCTTTCCCCTGCAGATGAAGCCCGGTGTCACGATTCAAGGCATGGCAGGGCCAAATTTAGCCGACGTCGCGATCGCGGGCGGTGGCAACTATTACAGCCGCACTGCTGGCATGCAAAACGTCGCGATTTTAGGGGCGGACAATGCGGGGCTGGCAAACGTGTCGGTCTCGAATCCGCATTCTGAAGGTACGGGACTGTGGGTGGAATCCGGCAGTCCGATTGTGTTGGACAATGCCTTTGTGCAAAATGGTGCGACGGGCGTCTACGTCGTGGGGGCAGGCGCGCCAGTGATTCGCGGCAATTATTTTGCGGCCAACGGCAAGACCGGACTGGTCATTGCCGGGGCATCGACCGCCCAGGTCGAAGCCAACGTGTTTGAAAATACGGGCACCGGCATTCTGGTGGCCCCCGAGTCGGCCCCCGAAATTATCAACAACCAGATTTCAGGCAATTTGGACGGGCTGATTATGCACGCCGATGCGCGGCCCCAACTGCGAGGCAACCAAATTGCCCGCAACCGCCGCAACAGCATTGTGGACTACGCGACCTGGACAACCGTACCCAATGGTCGCTCACCCGGGGCCACCCAACCGCCGCCCCCCACAGCGACCACAGCGGCGATGCCCAACCGGGCGATCTCCCCTCCACCCTCAGCAGCGATCGCGGCTGCACCGACTGAAACCGCTATCCCGGCTCCATCCGTGTCAGGCTCTACAGCGGTAGCGACGCCGTCGGCACAGCCTGCCACCGCTACCTCGACCGCCGCCGTGCCGCCTGCTACCCCAGCAGCACCATCCTCTGAAAGTTCATCCGAGCCAGTAGCCGATGCCCCAGAGCTGCCACCCTCTGAGGGGGAAGTTACGGTCGAGACAGCCGCCGTCGTCAATGCAGCGGTCGAAACGGGGCCAGAGCTTGAGGCCATGCCGGAGGCCGAGGTGGAGCCAGAATTCGCGGCTTTACCCGTGACTGAAGATAGCTTTAGTGATTTATCGGAAGCCGCCTTGGGCGATCGCCTCAGCCGGGAAATTGACGCCACCACTGAGGCACTTAACGCGGTGGAGATTAGCGTGGTGCCCGCGATCGCAGCAACCGTAGCCCTGGGCACTGTGGATTTGCTGCCGCTGCGGGATGCAGCCCAAACGCTATCGACAGAGTTGGAGACGGCAGCATCAGACTCGGCAGCGGGTGAAACCGAATCCACTGAGACTGAACTGCTGGCACCACTACCGGTCCCAGGCGAAGAGGTCGATGACTCGACCTCAACCACCCTCCCCAGCGCAGATATTTCAGTCGGTGAGCCAACCACCACTGACGTGATTGAGATTGCGGTAATTCCGCCACCGGAGACATCGCTCAAGCCGCTCAATGCTCCCCCGGCCCGGGGCAGCGGCCTATCCCAAAACCTCGCCTACGCCTTGGAAACCGGCGAACACTTGCCCGCAGTGCCAGCGGTGCCCAATGCCGCTGCGACCCCAGCCACTCCCGCTCCGAATAGCCAGCGGTTGGCAGTACCCAACCGGGATATTCCCGTGGGATCGGGCGGCAGTCTGTCAGAGGGGTTCACTGCTGGGGCGGCGGCCGGTTTGCCCGCCGATGGTCCCCCGCCACCGCCGTCTTTGGCGACTTCACTAGGGTTGAATTACAAGGTTTTGGTTGCGGCGACTGATGAGGCCACTCAAGCTGCAGTGCGATCGCAAGTACCCGACGCCTTTCGGACTCAGCTGAATGGGCAGGCTTTCATTCAGGCTGGTGCCTACCCCACCAGAGCCGAGGCACAGGCCATGCTGAACCGCTTGCAGCAAGCTGGCTTGCCCGCGCAAATCCAGGAAGTTCGCTAA
- a CDS encoding nucleotidyltransferase domain-containing protein has protein sequence MPVRSLNSSILRWPSRDEVDQALRQWVARHEPDLTGAIAIGYFGSYARGDAGVGSDLDVVMILRQSDVSFTQRSQQWNFLSIPVPVEAQIYTAAEWAQLTVNQPRFHSTLVTETVWLSCPRSRNETAAESSAVAVGEGDE, from the coding sequence ATGCCCGTGCGATCCTTGAATTCATCGATCTTGCGATGGCCGAGTAGAGACGAAGTCGATCAGGCCTTGCGGCAATGGGTAGCTCGACATGAGCCAGATTTAACCGGCGCGATCGCGATCGGCTATTTTGGCTCTTATGCTCGCGGTGATGCCGGGGTCGGCAGTGACTTAGATGTGGTCATGATTTTGCGCCAGAGCGATGTGTCCTTTACTCAGAGAAGTCAGCAGTGGAATTTTTTGTCCATTCCCGTACCGGTGGAGGCGCAGATTTACACCGCTGCCGAATGGGCACAGCTAACGGTTAATCAGCCTCGTTTTCACTCCACCTTGGTTACAGAGACAGTGTGGCTCAGTTGTCCGCGTTCCCGCAATGAAACTGCGGCAGAGTCGAGCGCGGTCGCAGTGGGGGAGGGGGATGAGTGA
- a CDS encoding fasciclin domain-containing protein, which produces MKNRFFSLKLIALASVCGLGMSTSGFAKSAIAAEPINVNTNHAATLAQATGDIVEVASDNPDFSTLVEAVQAAELVSTLQGPGPFTVFAPTNDAFDELPDGVLDALLMPENQDLLVDVLTYHVVPGEVMSGDLSTGGVETLNGGVAVAVSPEGVVVNNASVIQADVPASNGVIHAINRVLIPVGLVDELEARSAQPVPGLW; this is translated from the coding sequence ATGAAAAATCGTTTCTTCTCTTTGAAACTGATCGCCCTGGCGAGTGTTTGTGGCCTGGGGATGTCGACCTCTGGTTTCGCAAAATCAGCGATCGCTGCTGAACCGATTAACGTCAATACCAATCACGCGGCCACTCTCGCCCAAGCAACTGGCGATATTGTCGAGGTGGCTAGTGACAACCCCGATTTCAGCACTTTAGTCGAGGCCGTACAGGCCGCCGAATTAGTGTCAACCTTACAAGGCCCTGGCCCGTTCACCGTCTTTGCGCCGACCAATGACGCCTTTGATGAATTACCCGACGGCGTATTAGACGCTTTGCTCATGCCCGAAAACCAGGACCTGCTCGTAGACGTCTTGACTTATCACGTCGTGCCGGGCGAAGTCATGTCGGGCGACCTCAGCACGGGAGGCGTGGAAACCTTGAATGGCGGCGTGGCCGTTGCCGTCTCTCCGGAAGGGGTCGTGGTCAATAATGCCAGCGTGATCCAGGCCGATGTGCCCGCTAGCAATGGGGTGATTCATGCCATCAACCGAGTGCTGATTCCGGTGGGTTTGGTAGACGAGTTAGAAGCCCGCAGCGCTCAGCCCGTTCCGGGTCTCTGGTAA
- a CDS encoding cysteine hydrolase family protein produces the protein MAQIAAQPYDYTLPTGDRLALIIIDMQRDFLEPGGFGEALGNDVTPLREIVPTVQTLQQAFRDRGWLIIQTVEGHHPDLSDCPPAKRDRGNSELKIGDVGPMGRILVLGEPGNGIIPELTPQANETVIAKPGKGAFYATALATTLQRHGITHLLFTGVTTEVCVQSTMREANDRGYECLLIEDGTASYFPEFKQATLDMVRAQGGIVGWTATAEQVLAGLAQLAAETTATTLHP, from the coding sequence ATGGCTCAAATTGCGGCGCAACCCTATGACTACACGCTACCGACGGGCGATCGCCTGGCGCTCATCATCATTGACATGCAGCGGGATTTTCTGGAGCCGGGGGGCTTTGGCGAAGCCTTGGGCAACGACGTGACGCCGCTGCGGGAGATTGTCCCCACGGTGCAAACACTGCAGCAAGCGTTTCGCGATCGCGGCTGGCTGATTATTCAGACGGTCGAGGGCCACCATCCCGATTTGTCCGACTGTCCCCCAGCGAAGCGCGATCGCGGCAACAGTGAGCTGAAAATTGGTGACGTCGGCCCGATGGGACGCATTCTCGTCTTGGGCGAACCCGGCAACGGCATCATTCCCGAACTCACGCCCCAAGCGAATGAAACGGTCATTGCCAAACCGGGCAAAGGCGCTTTCTACGCTACCGCCCTCGCCACCACTCTGCAACGCCACGGCATTACCCACCTGCTCTTTACCGGCGTGACCACCGAGGTGTGTGTGCAAAGCACTATGCGCGAAGCGAACGATCGCGGCTACGAGTGCCTCCTGATCGAAGACGGCACCGCCAGCTATTTTCCCGAGTTCAAACAAGCGACCCTTGACATGGTGCGTGCCCAGGGCGGCATCGTCGGCTGGACGGCCACCGCTGAGCAGGTCTTAGCTGGATTGGCTCAACTCGCCGCCGAAACCACCGCCACTACGCTTCACCCGTAA
- a CDS encoding argininosuccinate synthase, with protein sequence MGRAERVVLAYSGGVDTTVCIPYLKNEFGVKEVITLAADLGQGEDLEPIRQKALKAGASESLVVDAKEALVKHYAIPSIKANALYENRYPLSTALARPLIAKLLVDAARQCNADAVAHGCTGKGNDQVRFDVAIGGLNPDLKVLAPAREWGMSRQEAIAYGEQFGLTFPVKKSSPYSIDYNILGRSIEAGPLEDPWTEPLADVFAMTKGIAETPDEPEYVEIGFNTGEPSSLNGQEMTTTALVEALNAIAGKHGFGRIDMVENRLVGIKSREIYEAPALLLLIAAHRDLESLTLTADVTQYKRDVEETYSRLVYNGLWFSPLKSALDAFINYTQEYVTGTVRIKLHKGNAMIVGRQAENALYSEALATYGADDTFDHRAAEGFIYVWGLPTRIWSQRMGND encoded by the coding sequence ATGGGTCGAGCAGAAAGAGTTGTTTTAGCGTATTCCGGCGGTGTCGATACGACGGTGTGCATTCCGTATCTCAAGAATGAGTTTGGCGTTAAAGAAGTTATTACCCTCGCAGCCGATTTGGGACAGGGTGAAGATCTCGAACCGATCCGCCAAAAGGCGCTGAAAGCGGGTGCATCGGAATCGTTGGTGGTAGATGCCAAAGAAGCGTTAGTAAAGCATTACGCGATTCCTTCCATCAAGGCGAATGCGCTGTACGAAAATCGCTATCCCCTCTCGACGGCGCTGGCTCGCCCCCTCATTGCCAAGCTGCTGGTGGATGCGGCCCGGCAGTGTAATGCCGATGCTGTGGCCCACGGCTGTACGGGTAAGGGCAACGACCAGGTGCGGTTTGACGTGGCGATTGGCGGGTTGAATCCGGACCTAAAGGTATTGGCTCCGGCCCGCGAGTGGGGCATGAGCCGCCAAGAGGCGATCGCCTACGGGGAGCAATTTGGCCTTACCTTCCCCGTGAAAAAATCGTCGCCCTACAGCATTGACTACAACATCTTGGGCCGCAGCATTGAGGCCGGGCCGCTAGAAGATCCCTGGACGGAGCCGCTGGCGGACGTCTTTGCGATGACTAAGGGCATTGCGGAAACCCCTGACGAGCCTGAATACGTTGAAATCGGCTTTAACACGGGTGAACCCAGCAGCTTGAATGGCCAAGAAATGACGACCACCGCTTTGGTGGAAGCGCTGAATGCGATCGCGGGCAAGCATGGCTTTGGCCGCATTGACATGGTGGAAAATCGCTTGGTCGGCATCAAGTCGCGCGAAATCTACGAAGCACCCGCCTTGTTGCTGCTGATCGCCGCCCACCGCGATTTGGAAAGCTTGACCCTGACGGCTGATGTCACCCAGTACAAACGGGATGTGGAAGAAACCTACAGCCGCCTGGTGTATAACGGCCTGTGGTTTAGCCCCCTCAAGTCGGCGCTGGATGCCTTTATCAACTACACCCAGGAATACGTCACCGGCACCGTGCGCATCAAGCTGCACAAAGGCAACGCGATGATTGTCGGTCGTCAAGCTGAGAACGCCCTGTACAGCGAAGCATTAGCGACTTACGGCGCTGACGATACCTTCGACCACCGCGCGGCTGAGGGCTTTATCTACGTGTGGGGTCTGCCGACCCGCATTTGGTCGCAGCGCATGGGCAACGATTAG
- a CDS encoding ABC transporter permease has product MTPSQPTRPQRSPVEVWYLAQHFFTSETSLYIFKRILQALLTLFLASIFSFFIIQLSPGDFLDLYRQNPQISQETIEQLEQQFGLDRPVWEQYFRWLWQVISSLNFGTSFAYQRPVAEVLWERIPNTLLLSLSSIIVTWGIAIPLGIVGAVKQNQLVDQVLRVISYIGQGIPTIITGLLLLFFAQITAPLFPIGGITSINHEDLNWFGKILDVAWHLVLPTLALSITSYAGLQRIMRGQLLDVLRQDYIRTARAKGLSEDRVIYVHALRNAINPMITLLGFEFANILAGAFITENYFNWPGLGRLILQAVQAQDLYLVMASLMMGAVILIIGNLLADIALTFVDPRIKLSEMS; this is encoded by the coding sequence ATGACTCCGTCTCAACCGACCCGCCCCCAGCGATCGCCCGTCGAAGTTTGGTATCTCGCCCAACACTTCTTCACCAGCGAAACCAGTCTGTACATTTTTAAGCGGATTTTACAGGCGCTGCTAACGCTGTTTCTCGCCTCAATTTTCAGCTTTTTCATCATTCAGCTATCGCCCGGCGACTTTCTCGACCTCTATCGCCAAAATCCCCAAATTTCCCAAGAAACCATTGAACAACTGGAGCAGCAATTTGGGCTGGATCGCCCCGTGTGGGAGCAGTACTTTCGCTGGCTGTGGCAAGTGATCAGCAGCCTTAACTTTGGCACCAGCTTTGCCTATCAGCGTCCCGTCGCCGAAGTTCTGTGGGAGCGCATTCCCAACACTTTGCTGCTGTCGCTCTCGTCAATCATCGTCACCTGGGGCATCGCCATTCCGCTGGGCATTGTGGGCGCCGTCAAACAAAACCAACTGGTTGACCAGGTGCTGCGGGTGATTAGCTACATCGGTCAGGGCATTCCCACCATCATTACGGGCTTGTTGCTGCTGTTTTTTGCCCAAATCACCGCCCCGCTGTTTCCCATTGGGGGTATCACCAGCATCAACCATGAAGATCTCAACTGGTTTGGCAAGATTTTGGATGTGGCGTGGCATTTGGTGCTGCCCACCCTTGCCCTGAGCATCACCAGCTACGCCGGGTTGCAGCGCATCATGCGGGGGCAACTGCTGGATGTATTGCGACAAGACTACATTCGCACCGCTCGCGCCAAAGGCTTATCCGAAGACCGCGTGATCTACGTCCATGCCCTGCGCAACGCCATCAACCCAATGATCACGCTGTTGGGGTTTGAGTTTGCCAACATTCTCGCCGGTGCATTCATTACAGAAAACTACTTCAACTGGCCCGGACTGGGCCGCTTGATTTTGCAGGCCGTGCAAGCGCAGGATTTATATCTAGTGATGGCAAGTCTGATGATGGGGGCGGTGATTTTGATTATCGGCAACCTACTCGCCGATATCGCCCTCACCTTCGTCGATCCGCGCATCAAGCTTTCGGAAATGAGCTAG
- a CDS encoding YihY/virulence factor BrkB family protein has translation MGNIWASKSLKRFELVLKSLHKLPGIQLFRSKPVVLVVQTALKWQRDDCLEMGAALSYYALFSLFPTVLIVLSIVGSFIGPESGAAEQVLLFARSSLPPEAYSLVDNTLSQLNRNSLEAGIISILILCFTASGVFGALTRSMNKIWQVDLEKKHQTGVKSAAKNFMRNRFLGFMLVLSTSALIFMSLVTKIAIEVIIEVVQNLENAVGIFQIDDLLVLKALQTSTSYLGISAIIMLLFKVLPNTRICWGDVFLGSLATSGLFMLLQHLASNSIVRFGEQFLAYGAVGSVMILLLWIFLSCQVFFLGCELTYVYTYLLGSRSGIFSDSPHFRPNPEK, from the coding sequence ATGGGGAATATTTGGGCCAGTAAATCTCTCAAACGCTTTGAACTGGTGTTGAAAAGTTTGCATAAGTTACCTGGGATCCAGCTATTTCGCTCTAAGCCAGTCGTACTCGTCGTTCAAACCGCGCTGAAGTGGCAGCGGGACGATTGCCTGGAAATGGGCGCAGCGCTGTCCTATTACGCCTTATTTTCGCTATTTCCGACTGTGCTCATCGTCTTGAGTATTGTCGGTTCCTTTATTGGTCCTGAGAGTGGCGCTGCTGAGCAAGTGTTGTTGTTTGCGCGGAGTAGCCTGCCACCCGAAGCTTACTCTTTGGTCGATAACACCCTGAGTCAGCTCAATCGCAACAGCTTAGAGGCTGGAATCATCAGTATTCTGATTTTGTGTTTCACCGCCAGTGGCGTCTTTGGGGCGCTAACGAGATCGATGAACAAGATCTGGCAGGTGGATTTGGAAAAGAAACACCAAACCGGGGTGAAATCGGCCGCTAAAAACTTTATGCGAAACCGTTTTCTCGGTTTCATGTTGGTGTTGAGCACCTCGGCCTTGATTTTTATGTCCCTGGTGACCAAGATTGCGATCGAAGTGATTATCGAGGTGGTTCAAAATTTAGAAAATGCTGTCGGTATCTTTCAGATTGACGATTTGTTAGTGCTGAAGGCATTGCAAACTAGCACCTCTTATTTGGGTATTTCGGCCATCATTATGCTGTTGTTTAAGGTGTTGCCGAATACGCGCATCTGCTGGGGTGACGTGTTTTTAGGGAGCCTTGCGACATCAGGGCTGTTCATGCTGCTTCAGCATTTGGCCAGTAACAGCATTGTGCGATTTGGCGAACAGTTTTTGGCCTATGGGGCGGTGGGCAGCGTCATGATTTTGCTGCTGTGGATTTTTTTGAGCTGCCAAGTCTTCTTTCTCGGGTGTGAGTTGACCTATGTCTACACCTATCTATTGGGCAGCCGCAGCGGAATCTTTTCTGATTCGCCGCATTTTCGACCCAACCCAGAAAAATAG
- a CDS encoding IS4 family transposase produces the protein MGNSFRQTVAGLFAKDEMNSSTMLSGHVAATRARAQASESEYLIAAQDTTYYNYSGQAQMSGLGVIQGQVRGLMQHNVLLMDEGGLPLGIVDQQYWTRGGAMDWPTSQKESQKWFNGLAAVNQQAQGSDKRWVVTGDRESDIFDFFKAECESNVDLLVRVFQPRRVEVVTAGVVCPLPTVCAHLDDYGNESVQIERLYDGKRRTVELTLHLQAAIVHIHPNQTLSSARHKTQALSLVVATEVACCDVKSQADCFETDNSLSWFLLTSLPITQADEVQRIVRFYALRWRIERLHFTLKSGALDVEKLQFDDVHTLTNALSFYSVVAWQLLGLTYALRQDPEQPAETLFEPDELTLLQQLSGKPVASLRQATLALTRLVGFAPSKKQPLPGVNVLATAIERFFFVKQGAAAVSKPLQD, from the coding sequence ATGGGCAATAGCTTCCGGCAAACTGTGGCCGGGTTGTTTGCGAAAGACGAGATGAACAGTTCAACGATGTTGTCAGGTCACGTCGCAGCGACGCGAGCGCGGGCGCAAGCCAGTGAGAGCGAGTATCTGATAGCGGCCCAAGACACGACGTACTACAACTACTCAGGGCAGGCGCAGATGTCGGGACTCGGTGTAATTCAGGGCCAGGTACGGGGGCTGATGCAGCATAACGTGTTGCTTATGGATGAAGGCGGGCTGCCGCTGGGTATCGTCGACCAACAGTACTGGACGCGAGGCGGTGCGATGGACTGGCCCACGTCGCAGAAAGAGTCTCAGAAGTGGTTCAACGGTCTAGCTGCGGTCAACCAGCAAGCGCAGGGCAGCGACAAACGCTGGGTGGTCACGGGTGACCGCGAGAGCGACATCTTCGACTTCTTTAAGGCAGAGTGCGAGTCGAATGTCGACTTGCTGGTGCGGGTGTTTCAACCGCGTCGGGTCGAAGTCGTCACCGCTGGGGTCGTCTGCCCATTGCCGACAGTCTGCGCCCACCTCGACGACTATGGGAATGAGTCAGTCCAAATTGAGCGTCTGTATGACGGTAAGCGCCGCACGGTCGAGCTGACGCTACACCTGCAAGCCGCCATCGTTCATATCCATCCCAACCAGACTCTGAGCTCAGCGCGCCACAAGACGCAAGCCCTCTCGCTAGTGGTGGCGACTGAAGTCGCTTGTTGCGATGTCAAATCTCAAGCGGACTGCTTCGAGACCGACAACTCCCTGTCTTGGTTTCTGCTCACCAGTTTACCGATTACACAGGCCGACGAGGTGCAACGCATTGTTCGCTTCTATGCCTTGCGCTGGCGCATTGAGCGCCTGCATTTCACCCTCAAGTCAGGGGCACTGGATGTTGAGAAGCTACAGTTTGACGATGTCCATACCTTGACCAATGCCTTAAGCTTCTATTCTGTGGTCGCTTGGCAATTGTTGGGGCTCACCTATGCCTTGCGCCAGGACCCAGAACAACCCGCTGAGACACTGTTTGAGCCAGATGAACTGACGTTGTTGCAGCAACTGTCAGGTAAACCGGTTGCCTCGCTGCGTCAGGCAACTCTGGCATTAACCAGGTTGGTCGGCTTTGCCCCGTCTAAGAAGCAGCCCTTGCCAGGTGTCAACGTATTGGCCACTGCCATTGAACGTTTCTTCTTTGTCAAACAGGGCGCTGCAGCTGTTTCTAAACCCCTACAAGATTAG